A window from Athalia rosae chromosome 5, iyAthRosa1.1, whole genome shotgun sequence encodes these proteins:
- the LOC105691298 gene encoding protein ILRUN encodes MDVDNEFDQNLLQQFSCLGTTDKDDLVKQLQRLLAGSHLNEATAAFFLDMNNWNLQAAICSYFDFESPFKLPSMGLLCDSTIGEGESVPPNTKFRKSWQIQNTGTEAWPEGTCLQHTGGVKMGDSTPVPVPCVAPKATLELSVELVSPVEPGVYQSKWRMATPTGSYFGDVIWVIITVCEGGTLAVTQQLHQLSTSQANDVQMC; translated from the exons ATGGATGTGGACAACGAGTTTGATCAAAATTTGCTGCAACAGTTCAGCTGTCTGGGGACCACAGACAAAGATGACCTGGTGAAACAGCTTCAAAGGTTATTAGCTGGTAGTCACCTCAACGAAGCTACAGCAGCCTTTTTTTTGGACATGAATAATTG GAATCTTCAAGCAGCGATATGTAgctattttgattttgaatcaCCATTCAAACTACCTTCTATGGGATTGTTATGCGACTCTACCATTGGGGAAGGCGAATCAGTGCCTCCAAATACGAAATTTCGCAAATCCTGGCAAATACAAAATACAGGAACCGAGGCTTGGCCTGAAGGAACTTGTTTGCAGCACACAGGTGGAGTGAAAATGGGCGACTCTACTCCAGTTCCAGTTCCCTGTGTAGCACCAAAAGCTACCCTCGAATTAAGCGTAGAATTAGTAAGTCCAGTGGAACCAGGAGTTTACCAAAGCAAATGGAGAATGGCGACGCCGACTGGCTCTTATTTTGGTG ATGTAATATGGGTTATAATAACAGTGTGTGAAGGAGGTACTTTGGCGGTCACTCAGCAGTTGCATCAACTAAGTACTTCACAGGCCAACGACGTCCAAATGTGCTAG